The Alicyclobacillus vulcanalis DNA segment CCGGAAGCTGCAGGAGGAGCGAGACAAGACGCGATGGGCGCTCATCCACCGGAAGCCTCGCACGTTGGTCACCACTGTAGGCGAGATCACGATTTTGCGGCGGTACTACCGGGATAAGCAGACGGGCGAGCGCCGGTTTCTCTTGGACGACGCGCTGGGGTTGGAGCCCCATCGGCGGCTATCTCCTCAGCTACGGTCGCAAGCGATTGCATTGGCCATGGAGATGTCGTACCGTCGGGCGGCGAGCCTGTTGCAAGCGTGGGTGCCGGAAGTGAGCGCGATGGCGATTTGGGAAGAGGTGCAGCGGCTGGGCGAGGAGGAGCGTGCGAAGGCAGAACGGGCACGCGAGGAGGTATTTGGGCAAGGCATACCGACGCCCGGCAAGCGGGCGGTGGAGACCTTGCACGTGGAAGCGGATGGCGTGTATGTGCGGAGGAGGCGCAGAGGCGGCGAGGACAAGGCTCACCTGGAAGTGAAGTTGGCCGTGGCGTATGAAGGCAAGGAAGCGCAAGGGTCTAACAGGCGGAGGGCGCTGGTGGGGCGGCACGTGGTGGCTGGCACGGAGGAAGGCGAAAGCTTCTGGGAGCAAGCAGTGACGGAATTTGGGCGCGTATGGGACTGGAGCAGCGTGAGGCGCTGCTGGCTGGGGACGGATGGCGCGGCATGGGCGAAGCAAGGAATGTGTATGCTGCCGGGGGCGAGACATCGACTGGACCCGTTTCATCTGCGGCAGGCCCTGGTGAGGGCGCTAGGGCGAGAGACGAAGGTCTACCGGAAGGTGTGGGAGGCCTTGAGCGCAGAAGATGGGCCGCGGGTGGAAGCGCTGCTGACGGCCGCGGCGAAACGGAGTCAAGGGACGAAGAAGAAACAGATCGAGCAGTTGAAAGGGTACCTGAAGAACCATTGGGACGGGATCGTGAGCAGTGACGCAGCGGTAAGCCTGGGTGCGATCGAGGGACAAGTGTTTCACCACGTGGCGCGGCGCATGAAGCGGCATGGAGCGCGATGGAGCGAGCGAGGTGCGGACGCGCTTGTGCGACTGATGGCGGCACGCGCCAACGGGGAACCTGTGATGAAGGCAAGTGAGAAGAGGGAGCCACATCTTGCAACGCGAGGGATGGCCCAAGAGGCGGTCGTGACGGACGCGGAGATGACGCGCAAAGTCGAGGCAGCGGCGTCGTGGCTGGAAGCTCATATGCCTGCACTGGCCGGGCCGCATGCGAGCCGGCCATGGGTGAAGTACGTGCTTCGTGAGCTGGCGCGGCTTCCGCACACCATTGCGTGACGGCTTGGCGCAGTGAGGTCCCCTACGACAACTTGACACGCACCCCGCTTCCTCTTGCGGTAGACGGCGGATCCGACTCTGTTTAGAATGAGGAGGAGAAAAGCCGCGTCGCGCGGCTGCAAGAGGAGGCGGCGCCGATGAAACCCTTTCTGAAGTGGGCAGGAGGGAAGTACAGGCTTCTGCCGTACATTCAGGGTTCGCTGCCTCAGGGGAAGCGGCTCATCGAGCCGTTTGTCGGCTCGGGCGCTGTCTTCTTGAACACGAATTACGACGCCTATGTGCTGTCGGATATCAATGCGGACGTGATCGCCCTGTACCGTACGCTGACCCTGCACGGCGAGGCGTTTATCGCGGAATGCCGGCGACTGTTTATTCCGGAGAACAACACGGCCGAGGCGTATTACGCGCTGCGGGACGAGTTCAACGCCACGTGTGAACCGGTGAGGCGCGCGGCGCTCTTTGTCTACCTGAATCGACACGGGTATAACGGCCTGTGCCGCTACAACGCGGACGGGCGGTTCAACGTTCCCTTTGGCCGGTACAAGCGGCCCTATTTTCCCGAGCGGGAGATGAGGTATTTTTACGAAAAGGCGCGGCGCGCCGAGTTCCTCTGTCTCGACTTTCGCGAGGTCATGCGCATGGCGGAGCCAGGCGACGTCGTGTATTGCGATCCGCCCTACGTCCCGCTGTCCAAGACGGCCAACTTCCGCCAGTATGCGGCGCTCGGCTTTGGCGAGGCGGAACAGCGCGATCTCGCCCGCATCGCGGAGGAGCTCGCGGAGCGCGGCATCCCCGTGCTTGTCTCCAACCACCTCACGCCGTTCACGGTCCGCGAGTACCAGAGGGCCACGTGCCAGCCGCTTCAGGTGCGGCGCGCCATCAGCTGTGTCGGCGCCAGGCGCGGCTACGCACCCGAGGTGCTCGCGCTCTTCACGCCGACGTCCCGATGAACCCCTCGTGCGCAGAAGGCGTCCATGACCTTGGGACGTCAAACGGCGCCCTTCGGTCTGTACGCCCATTTCGGTCTGCAATGGAGGGATCGGCATGTCGACGGCGCGCGTGAGCACGAGGCGCGTACGCCCTTTGGTCAGCAAAGTGCCGGAGATCACCGTATGGTTTTGGATTGTAAAGCTGTTCACGACGGCGATGGGGGAAGCGACCTCCGACTTTTTGGTCCTGCACTTCAACAAATACCTGGCGGTCCTCGTCACCGCGGTCGTCTTTTTGGTTTCCTTTGTCATCCAGTATCGCGCTAAACGGTATGTGCCCTACATCTATTGGACGTTCGTCACCATGGTCGCCGTGTTTGGCACGATGGTCGCCGACGCCATTCACATCGTGCTCGGTGTGCCCTACTGGGCGTCGACGACGGCGTTTGCGATCTTGCTCGCGGCTGTGTTCATCTCGTGGTACCGCGTGGAGCACACGCTCGACATTCACAGCATCGTGACGAAACGGCGCGAGTTGTTCTACTGGGCGGCCGTCCTGGCCACCTTTGCCATGGGCACCGCCTGCGGCGACATGACCGCCACCACGCTCCACCTCGGCTACTTCGCATCGGGCATCTTGTTTGTCGTGTTGTTCGGGGCGCCGTTTGTCCTCAAGCGCTGGGGCGCCATGAATGAGATTTTCGCGTTTTGGTTTTCCTATGTCATGACGAGGCCGCTCGGCGCATCGTTCGCAGATTGGCTGGGCGTCGAGAAAGCTTACGGAGGTCTGGGCTTGGGACGGGGCGCAGTCGCGCTCTCCACGGCGCTGTGCATCGTGGTGCTCGTGAGCTATCTGACGATCACGTCGAAAGACCGCCCGCACGAGAGGCTCGTGTCGAATTTGTAACAAGTGCATAAACGTGACCGTTTCGGCGCCCGTGTGAGATAACTTCCATTGCTTCGCGCATCGCTGCTCGGTACACTAGGCGTGTGAACAAAAAGGCCTCGTATAATGCCGGGAATACGGCTCGGCAGTCTCTACCAAGCGACCGAGAATCGCTTGCGCTACGAGGCCGTTGTCATAGAGCGGTGCTGCGCCAAACGCAGCGTGCGTCGCTTCAAGCGGCGCGCGGGCGGGGGCGTGTGACCATCTCTCCGTCAACGGCCTCATGGCGAGACGAACCGACGGGTTCGGTCGCCCGAGGTCTTTTGTTGTTTGGATTGCTCAAAGAGGGGGAGTTCGGCTCATGGCCACCGCGGACGATTTTCGTCAAACGTCGCAGGTCGACGAGGCGTTTCGGCTGGAAACCGAGGGAAACGGCATTATCGCTGAACATCATCGGCATGGAATGCCACGCGAGTTGTTTTACGTTTGGTTTGCCGCCGTGTTGACGTTCACCGGTGTGGTGACCGGGCAGTTGTTCACGGGCGTGTTTGGGTTGAATGTGTGGGAGAGCCTTGTCATCGTCCTCCTCTGCTCGCTTTCGTTTGCGGCGCTCGGGTTGTATGTGGCCACCGGGCCGCGCGCGGGAACCGTCACCCTGACCATTTCTCGCGCCGCATTCGGGGTCCACGGCGGAAAAATTCCGGCGTTCTTCAGCTGGTTCACCGCTGTCGGCTGGGAGAGCGTGACCATGGTGCTCACCGTCTGGGCGATGTTGAGCCTTGCGCAGTACGTCGGACTCCCGTCGACAGGCGTCGGACCGACGCTCATCGCGCTCGTCCTCACGCTGTTTTTGACGTACCTGGTCCCGATTTTGGGCCACGCGACGCTCGTCGTCATTCAACGCGTGCTCGCGGTCATTCTCGCGGCCTGCACCGTGCTCGTGCTCTTCGCCGTTTTGCCGCACGTCAAGTGGGGCTTCAATCCACCTGCGAGCGCGCTTGCGGCACACGGCGTGTTCCCGACGTTTTTGCTCGCCCTTTCCGTCGGGCTGGCGAGCACGTTTTACGGGTGGGCCAACTTTGCGGCGGATTACTCTCGCTATTTGCCGAAAGACACGAAGACCAGTCGCATGGTCTGGGCCACCTTTTTGGGCGGCGGTCTGGCCAACTTCATCATGATGGGGCTTGGCGTCGTGCTCGGCACGGTCATCAGCTCGAAGGCCTTCTCGCAAAATCCCGTGATGGCCATCGCCAAGGCGATTCCAGAGTGGGCGGCCATCCCGTTCCTGATTGTCGTCGTGTTCGGCGACATTTGCGCGAACTACCTCAATGCCTACAGCTCCGGCATGAGCTTCCTGTCCATGGGCATTCGGCTGAAGCGACACTTCGCCGTTGCGCTCGACGGCGCCATCTGCACAGCCATCGGCTTTTACGCGCTGTTTTTCTCCAATAACTTCGTCGACTTCTTCGAGAACTTTCTCGACCTGATGATCACCGTCATGGGGCCTTGGGCGGCCATCTACATCGTCCATCACTTCGTGGTGCGCGGCCGGTACGCCGCGACCGATCTCGTCGAGACCTCGCCGGCATCGGTCTACTGGTACAACGGGGGCTTCAACTGGCGCGCGATCATCGCCTTTGTGCTGGGGGCCGTTGCGACGTTCCTGTCGGTGAACAGCGCACTCTGGCAGAGCCCGCTCACCAATGCCTGGTTCGGCGGTGCGGACGTCTCGGCCTACGCAGCGCCGATTGTGACGGGCATCATTTATCTGCTGATTTCGCCGAGGCGCGAGGGCGCCGATACGCGGAAGGTCGAAGCGAAGGCTTCTTAATCAAATGCAGAATGACAAGGGCCGGGCGACATTCGCGCGGCCCTTGAGTTTGGCCACCGCTTGACCCACGATGTTTGCAGCGCGCCGCGGTTTGGCATACATCTTGCCCCGCTGGAATAGACGTCTTATGATTGACCTTGAAATCTGCACACGCGGGAGCTCGGTGTGACCGGGCTGAGAGGGTGGCTGAGGAGCTGCCGACCGTTGAACCTGATCTGGGTAATGCCAGCGTAGGAACGTGTTCATCTGTGCAGACGTACACGCCACGAGTGGTTGGCAAGCCATGAATGTGCCGAAGGGTGTGAATGCTTCGGCAGAGGTTTGCAATCGGCTCTTGCGGCGCGATCTCGTCCACTTCACAGGTCAGGCCAATGAGGCGCCCCAATCCGCCCCTCCCGTCCAAGGAGGGTTTGCGAGATGAGTCAAGGTTTTGCCCCGTATTTTCCTGCGAGCCAGAAGGTGTATGTCCTCGGATCGAGGCCAGATCTGCGCGTTCCCATGCGCGAGGTCCAACTGGACGACACCTCCACGCCCAAAGGGCGCGTTCCCAACGCCCCTCTTCGAGTGTACGATACGAGTGGCCCCTACACGGATCCAAACGTGCACATCGACGTGCGGCGGGGCTTGCCACCCCTGCGTGCGCCGTGGATCGAGGAGCGCGGGGATTCCGAATGGAAGGAACCCGTTCGGCCGCACGATGTGGACGAAAGCCTCATTCCATTTCAGCGTACCGCGCGGCGCGCGAAGCCCGGGCGGATCGTCACGCAGATGCACTACGCCAAGCGCGGCATCGTGACGCCAGAGATGGAGTTTGTCGCGCTGCGCGAGGGCATGGATCCGGAGTTTGTCCGCCAAGAGGTGGCCCGCGGCCGCGCCATCATCCCCGCGAACATCAACCACCCAGAGCTCGAACCGATGATCATCGGCCGTAAGTTTCACGTCAAGGTCAACGCCAACATCGGCAACTCCATCGTGTCGTCCTCGCTGGAGGAAGAGGTCGAGAAGATGCGCTGGGCCATTCTCTGGGGCGCGGATACCGTGATGGACTTGTCGACCGGAAAGAACATTCATGAGACGCGCGAGTGGATTGTGCGAAACTCGCCGGTTCCTATCGGCACCGTGCCGATTTATCAGGCGCTTGAGAAGGTGGGCGGGAGCATTCCCGACCTGTCGTGGGAGGTGTACCGCGACACGCTCATCGAACAGGCAGAGCAGGGCGTCGACTATTTCACCATTCACGCCGGCGTCCTCCTTCGCTACATTCCCCTGACGGTCAACCGCGTCACAGGGATCGTGTCGCGCGGCGGTTCCATCATGGCTGCGTGGTGCCTTGCGCATCACCGCGAAAACTTTCTCTACACGCACTTCGACGAGATTTGCGAGATCCTCGCTGCCTACGACGTCTCGATCTCGTTGGGCGACGGCCTGCGGCCGGGATCGATCGCAGACGCAAATGACGAGGCGCAATTCGCCGAGTTGGAGACGCTCGGCGAACTGACCCAGCGCGCCTGGGCGCACGACGTTCAGGTGATGATCGAAGGACCCGGGCACATCCCGATGCATCTTATTGAGGAAAATGTCGTGCGCGAGCGCGAGGTATGCCACGACGCGCCCTTCTACACACTCGGCCCCATCGTGACGGACATTGCGCCGGGCTACGATCACCTCACGTCCGCCATTGGCGCCGCGATGATCGCGTGGCACGGCACCGCGATGCTGTGCTACGTCACACCGAAAGAGCACCTGGGCCTGCCGAACCGGGACGACGTGAAGGAGGGCGTGATCGCGTATAAAATCGCCGCCCACGCTGCGGATGTGGCAAAAGGGCATCCGCGCGCACAGCAGTGGGACGATGCGCTGTCGAAGGCGCGGTTCGAGTTTCGTTGGCGCGACCAATTCCATCTCGCGCTCGATCCCGTCCGCGCGGAGAGCTATCACGACGAGACGCTACCCGCCGAGCCCGCCAAGACGGCGCACTTCTGCTCCATGTGCGGTCCGAAGTTCTGCAGCATGCGGATCACGCAGGACCTGAGCGCCTATGCGGAAGCACACGGTTTGGCGCTCGAAGAAGCCATTGAGGAGGGCATGCGGGAGAAAGCAGAAGCCTTTCGCGCCGGCGGGGGAGACGTGTATCGCTAAAGCGTCTCAGGGGCGCATGGAAGGGTGTTATATGGCTGTTATATGGCCGCCCGGTGATGGGCGGCCTTTTTGCGCTCACGCGGGGGCCGAGGAGGCCGAGAGGCTAGGGTTGTGCAACTTTGTTGGCGGTCGTCATCGGCGTTGCGGGGGACGTGGTGAGCTGGCGCAGGGGACGTCATCGACATGGGCGCCGAAGTGGGGTGCCGGGGATTCGGGCGGGATCGGCCGGGACCGGCCGGAAGACGCACAGCGCGCGGGACATGGGTTTGCGGGTCGAATAGGGCCGCCGCTCTCGGCGGAGTCACAGTGATCTGCGTCACCAGTGTGAAGGGCGGCGTGGGGCTTCAATAGGGCCGCCGACGATCTCGGCGGAATCACGGCGCCCCCTGCTAGGCTGGTCCGCCCCCCAGCCGGGCTTCAATAGGGCCGCCGACGATCCCGGCGGAATCACCGAAGCGTGGCAGGCGCAGGCCTCCGACAGGCTGACGCTTCAAT contains these protein-coding regions:
- a CDS encoding Dam family site-specific DNA-(adenine-N6)-methyltransferase: MKPFLKWAGGKYRLLPYIQGSLPQGKRLIEPFVGSGAVFLNTNYDAYVLSDINADVIALYRTLTLHGEAFIAECRRLFIPENNTAEAYYALRDEFNATCEPVRRAALFVYLNRHGYNGLCRYNADGRFNVPFGRYKRPYFPEREMRYFYEKARRAEFLCLDFREVMRMAEPGDVVYCDPPYVPLSKTANFRQYAALGFGEAEQRDLARIAEELAERGIPVLVSNHLTPFTVREYQRATCQPLQVRRAISCVGARRGYAPEVLALFTPTSR
- a CDS encoding ISLre2 family transposase, yielding RKLQEERDKTRWALIHRKPRTLVTTVGEITILRRYYRDKQTGERRFLLDDALGLEPHRRLSPQLRSQAIALAMEMSYRRAASLLQAWVPEVSAMAIWEEVQRLGEEERAKAERAREEVFGQGIPTPGKRAVETLHVEADGVYVRRRRRGGEDKAHLEVKLAVAYEGKEAQGSNRRRALVGRHVVAGTEEGESFWEQAVTEFGRVWDWSSVRRCWLGTDGAAWAKQGMCMLPGARHRLDPFHLRQALVRALGRETKVYRKVWEALSAEDGPRVEALLTAAAKRSQGTKKKQIEQLKGYLKNHWDGIVSSDAAVSLGAIEGQVFHHVARRMKRHGARWSERGADALVRLMAARANGEPVMKASEKREPHLATRGMAQEAVVTDAEMTRKVEAAASWLEAHMPALAGPHASRPWVKYVLRELARLPHTIA
- the thiC gene encoding phosphomethylpyrimidine synthase ThiC, translated to MSQGFAPYFPASQKVYVLGSRPDLRVPMREVQLDDTSTPKGRVPNAPLRVYDTSGPYTDPNVHIDVRRGLPPLRAPWIEERGDSEWKEPVRPHDVDESLIPFQRTARRAKPGRIVTQMHYAKRGIVTPEMEFVALREGMDPEFVRQEVARGRAIIPANINHPELEPMIIGRKFHVKVNANIGNSIVSSSLEEEVEKMRWAILWGADTVMDLSTGKNIHETREWIVRNSPVPIGTVPIYQALEKVGGSIPDLSWEVYRDTLIEQAEQGVDYFTIHAGVLLRYIPLTVNRVTGIVSRGGSIMAAWCLAHHRENFLYTHFDEICEILAAYDVSISLGDGLRPGSIADANDEAQFAELETLGELTQRAWAHDVQVMIEGPGHIPMHLIEENVVREREVCHDAPFYTLGPIVTDIAPGYDHLTSAIGAAMIAWHGTAMLCYVTPKEHLGLPNRDDVKEGVIAYKIAAHAADVAKGHPRAQQWDDALSKARFEFRWRDQFHLALDPVRAESYHDETLPAEPAKTAHFCSMCGPKFCSMRITQDLSAYAEAHGLALEEAIEEGMREKAEAFRAGGGDVYR
- a CDS encoding COG4705 family protein translates to MSTARVSTRRVRPLVSKVPEITVWFWIVKLFTTAMGEATSDFLVLHFNKYLAVLVTAVVFLVSFVIQYRAKRYVPYIYWTFVTMVAVFGTMVADAIHIVLGVPYWASTTAFAILLAAVFISWYRVEHTLDIHSIVTKRRELFYWAAVLATFAMGTACGDMTATTLHLGYFASGILFVVLFGAPFVLKRWGAMNEIFAFWFSYVMTRPLGASFADWLGVEKAYGGLGLGRGAVALSTALCIVVLVSYLTITSKDRPHERLVSNL
- a CDS encoding purine-cytosine permease family protein, which gives rise to MATADDFRQTSQVDEAFRLETEGNGIIAEHHRHGMPRELFYVWFAAVLTFTGVVTGQLFTGVFGLNVWESLVIVLLCSLSFAALGLYVATGPRAGTVTLTISRAAFGVHGGKIPAFFSWFTAVGWESVTMVLTVWAMLSLAQYVGLPSTGVGPTLIALVLTLFLTYLVPILGHATLVVIQRVLAVILAACTVLVLFAVLPHVKWGFNPPASALAAHGVFPTFLLALSVGLASTFYGWANFAADYSRYLPKDTKTSRMVWATFLGGGLANFIMMGLGVVLGTVISSKAFSQNPVMAIAKAIPEWAAIPFLIVVVFGDICANYLNAYSSGMSFLSMGIRLKRHFAVALDGAICTAIGFYALFFSNNFVDFFENFLDLMITVMGPWAAIYIVHHFVVRGRYAATDLVETSPASVYWYNGGFNWRAIIAFVLGAVATFLSVNSALWQSPLTNAWFGGADVSAYAAPIVTGIIYLLISPRREGADTRKVEAKAS